Proteins from a genomic interval of Scomber scombrus chromosome 11, fScoSco1.1, whole genome shotgun sequence:
- the LOC133990996 gene encoding proenkephalin-A-like, with protein sequence MAASAHSSCVWMLVLGACVSLVVGSDCGKECALCVYRLLGQQSGFSSMTCSLECDGGLDSQKLRLCREVLLEENHIPLDEDPRQQQEQEAASTITADDEDATSPEHRLAKKYGGFMKRYGGFMSRRSSSPEGAAEDAENQDEEENVRLEILKILNAAAEHNSDGSEAVKRYGGFMRRAEGGVAQSDLLEAVLGRGLKKRYGGFMRRVGRPEWLVDSSKSGGVLKRAWENGNELQKRYGGFMD encoded by the exons ATGGCTGCCTCCGCACACAGCAGCTGCGTGTGGATGCTGGTTCTGGGCGCCTGTGTTTCGCTGGTGGTTGGATCGGACTGCGGGAAGGaatgtgcactgtgtgtgtacCGTCTGCTGGGACAGCAGTCTGGTTTCTCCTCCATG ACATGCTCACTTGAGTGTGACGGTGGGTTGGACAGTCAGAAGCTTCGCCTGTGCCGGGAAGTCTTATTGGAGGAAAACCACATTCCTCTGGACGAGGACCCCCGTCAACAGCAAGAACAGGAAGCAGCGAGCACCATCACGGCTGACGATGAGGACGCAACATCACCTGAACACAGGCTGGCCAAGAAGTACGGCGGCTTCATGAAGCGCTACGGTGGCTTCATGTCTCGTCGCTCCTCTTCGCCAGAGGGGGCAGCAGAGGATGCTGAAAACCAGGACGAGGAAGAAAATGTCCGTCTGGAGATCCTAAAGATCCTAAATGCAGCAGCTGAGCACAACAGCGATGGGAGCGAGGCAGTGAAGAGGTACGGAGGCTTCATGCGTCGGGCTGAAGGAGGGGTGGCACAGAGCGACCTGCTGGAGGCGGTGTTGGGTCGTGGTCTGAAGAAGCGCTATGGAGGGTTCATGAGGCGTGTGGGCAGGCCTGAGTGGCTGGTGGACAGTAGCAAGAGTGGGGGGGTGTTGAAACGTGCATGGGAGAATGGCAACGAGCTACAGAAGAGGTATGGGGGGTTCATGGACTAG